A stretch of DNA from Dehalobacterium formicoaceticum:
TTGCCAGGATCTCTCGGGGATAAATGGGGTGATCCGGCCGGGGATCGTACACCGGATCGATAAGGATACCTCGGGGCTTTTGCTGGTGGCAAAAAACGATTTCGCCCATGTGGGATTGGCTCGTCAAATCAAAGACCATTCCTTGACCCGCATCTACTATGCTCTGGTGCACGGTTCTGTAGCCGAACCGGCCGGTGTGATCGATGCTCCCATCGGGCGCCATCCGGTACAGAGAAAAAAGATGGCTGTGGTCATGAAGAATTCCAAGCCCGCCGTCACCCATTATCGGGTTTTGGAGCGTTTTCATGATTATTCCCTGATGGAAGCCAGACTGGAAACCGGACGTACCCATCAAATCAGGGTACATATGAGTTACCTAGGCTATCCGGTGGTGGGGGATCCCCTTTACGGTCCCCGCAAAGGTAATTTTGGCCTTACGGGTCAGGCCCTCCACGCGGCGGTCATCGGCTTTCATCATCCCCGCACCGGGGAATATTTAGAATTTGCAGCGCCTTTACCGGATTATTTTGAAGATTTATTACTGACATTAAGAAAGGAAGCATAGTTAAGGAGACTAAGAAGATAGACTTTTCAACGGACACATGAGATAGTATAATAAGCATATAATATGATTACAAAATTACTCTTTCATGGAGGTGAGTCTGATGATGAATATACGACCTTCCGCAGCAATCCGTAAAAACTATAACGAGATATCTGAACTCTGCAAGCGTACAGGAGAACCTGTCTTTCTGACGAAGAATGGAACCGGCGACCTTGTAGTGATGGATGTGGAGGCATTTGCAAGACGCGAAAGCATGCTGAAGCTCAGGGAAACGCTGCTGCGCTCAGAGGAAGAAAGGATTGCCGGCAAACCGGGGCACTCTATTGATGAATCGGCAAAAATGATGAGCCGGGCAATTCGGGAGGTTACGGATGCCAAACGAGGGTAGGCGATATACCGTTACGATTCAGGATCCGGCCGCCGAAATGCTTGTGCATCACGCACGTTTTCTTGCTCAGGTCAGCGAAACGGCTGCGAACCGCTTGGTTACGGAATTCATCAAGCAGGCAAAAACATTGGAAACCATGCCGGAACGCTGCCCTTGGGTAATTGACCCGCTGATACCCGAACACAAATACAGGAAGCTGCTCTTTGAAAAGCACTATATGCTGCTTTTTCAGGTTGTTGGTGAAAATGTGTTTGTTGGCGCGATGGTAGATTGTCAGCAAAACTACGCCTGGCTACTGTAAAATTGAAAACAATATTATCGCTAACCGTTTTTGGGGGCTAGCAAGTTACGGCCATAATAGCCAGAGATATGAACATGACCAAGACAATAAAAAATTAACTCGATTTATGAAACACCATATCAACTCCTTTTATCTTATTATAACGACTTCGAACCCTTAAAAAAGGGCCCGAAATCGTTATTTTTAGATTACTTAATAGTTTTCACCTTGACTCTCGATACCTATGACACTAGCTTTGATAAAGAAGGTCACATAAGGATTGACACATATTCCTGTACCGGGCGGCTGCATGTATGGATAGTAGTATTGACCTTTTCTTAAGT
This window harbors:
- a CDS encoding RluA family pseudouridine synthase, with the translated sequence MAATEGKNVTFTVDEEHAAKRLDLVLTKLQPGLSRSRIQKLIKDGDVFVNGQTVKANFCPARGDEISLNIPEPKELEVKAEKIPFQVVYEDEDLMVVNKPQGMVVHPAAGNYEGTLVNALLYYCQDLSGINGVIRPGIVHRIDKDTSGLLLVAKNDFAHVGLARQIKDHSLTRIYYALVHGSVAEPAGVIDAPIGRHPVQRKKMAVVMKNSKPAVTHYRVLERFHDYSLMEARLETGRTHQIRVHMSYLGYPVVGDPLYGPRKGNFGLTGQALHAAVIGFHHPRTGEYLEFAAPLPDYFEDLLLTLRKEA
- a CDS encoding type II toxin-antitoxin system prevent-host-death family antitoxin, with the translated sequence MNIRPSAAIRKNYNEISELCKRTGEPVFLTKNGTGDLVVMDVEAFARRESMLKLRETLLRSEEERIAGKPGHSIDESAKMMSRAIREVTDAKRG
- a CDS encoding type II toxin-antitoxin system RelE/ParE family toxin, producing the protein MPNEGRRYTVTIQDPAAEMLVHHARFLAQVSETAANRLVTEFIKQAKTLETMPERCPWVIDPLIPEHKYRKLLFEKHYMLLFQVVGENVFVGAMVDCQQNYAWLL